In the Caballeronia sp. LZ062 genome, one interval contains:
- a CDS encoding ATP phosphoribosyltransferase regulatory subunit — MSTWLLPENIADVLPSEARKIEELRRRLLDRFRSYGYELVMPPMLEYLESLLTSGGSDLNLRTFKLVDQLSGRTLGLRADITPQVSRIDAHLLNRQGVTRLCYAGVVLHTRPRGLHATREQIQIGAEIFGHAGLEADLEIQQLMLDSLHLAGLTKVRLDLCHAGVLAALLDLEPAAASLGEALYDALAAKDVPRLNELTAHLGHVPREALRALPSLYGDASVLEAARARLPNLPVIARALDDLAFLAAQANGAELMIDLADLRGYAYHSGVMFSAYVDGVPNAVARGGRYDDVGLAYGRARPATGFSLDLREVARISPVDARGSAILAPWKHDEPLRTAVAALRDAGEVVIQALPGHDHDLDEFAFDRVLVERHGRWMVEERVTPVRAGV; from the coding sequence ATGTCCACCTGGCTCCTTCCCGAGAATATTGCCGACGTGTTGCCGTCGGAAGCGCGCAAGATCGAAGAGCTGCGCCGCCGTCTGCTCGACCGGTTCCGTTCGTATGGCTACGAACTCGTCATGCCGCCGATGCTCGAATATCTCGAATCGCTTCTGACGAGCGGCGGCAGCGACCTGAACCTGCGCACGTTCAAGCTCGTCGATCAGCTTTCCGGGCGCACGCTCGGCCTGCGCGCGGACATCACGCCGCAGGTGTCGCGCATCGACGCGCACCTGCTCAACCGGCAGGGCGTGACGCGCCTGTGCTATGCCGGCGTCGTGCTGCACACGCGTCCGCGCGGGCTACATGCGACGCGCGAGCAGATTCAGATCGGCGCGGAGATTTTCGGTCACGCCGGGCTCGAAGCTGATCTCGAAATTCAGCAGTTGATGCTCGATTCGCTGCATCTCGCCGGTCTGACGAAAGTGCGACTCGATCTGTGCCACGCCGGCGTGCTGGCGGCGTTGCTGGATCTAGAGCCGGCGGCGGCATCGCTCGGCGAGGCGCTCTACGACGCGCTCGCAGCGAAGGACGTGCCGCGCCTGAACGAACTGACGGCGCATCTCGGTCACGTGCCGCGTGAGGCGTTGCGCGCGCTGCCGTCGCTGTACGGCGATGCGTCGGTGCTGGAGGCGGCGCGCGCGCGCTTGCCCAATCTGCCCGTGATCGCGCGCGCGCTCGACGACCTCGCGTTTCTCGCGGCGCAGGCCAATGGCGCCGAACTGATGATCGATCTCGCGGACCTGCGCGGCTACGCATACCACAGCGGCGTGATGTTCTCGGCGTATGTCGATGGCGTGCCCAACGCGGTCGCGCGCGGCGGCCGTTACGACGACGTGGGTCTCGCCTACGGCCGGGCGCGCCCCGCGACGGGCTTTTCGCTCGATTTGCGCGAAGTCGCGCGCATCTCGCCCGTCGATGCACGCGGCAGCGCGATCCTCGCGCCGTGGAAGCACGACGAACCGCTGCGCACGGCAGTCGCGGCGCTGCGCGATGCGGGAGAAGTCGTCATTCAGGCGCTGCCGGGCCACGATCACGACCTCGACGAGTTCGCGTTCGACCGCGTGCTCGTGGAGCGCCACGGCCGCTGGATGGTGGAAGAGCGGGTGACGCCGGTGCGCGCAGGCGTCTGA
- a CDS encoding adenylosuccinate synthase, with protein MSASAVNVNPGRNVVVVGTQWGDEGKGKIVDWLTDHAQGVVRFQGGHNAGHTLIIGGKKTILRLIPSGIMRAGTACYIGNGVVLSPEALFKEIDELEGAGIDVSKRLFISEAATLVLPYHVAIDQAREAKRGAGKIGTTGRGIGPAYEDKVARRGLRVQDLFDRPVFEARLAEALDFHNFVLTQYLGAKAVDFQETLEAMLGFADRLAPMVTDVSRRLYDENHAGRNLLFEGAQGTLLDIDHGTYPFVTSSNCVAGAATAGAGVGPQKLNYILGITKAYCTRVGSGPFPSELYDADNAERQDQVGLNLATVGKEFGSVTGRPRRTGWLDAAALRRSIQINGISGLCMTKLDVLDGLEEVKLCVGYTLDGKPVDILPRGASEVARCEPVYETFGGWKESTIGITQWDSLPDNARAYLTRVQEVAGVPIDMVSTGPDRDETILLRHPFKV; from the coding sequence ATGTCTGCCAGTGCAGTGAATGTGAACCCAGGACGCAATGTCGTCGTGGTGGGCACCCAGTGGGGTGATGAGGGCAAGGGCAAGATCGTCGACTGGCTGACGGACCACGCCCAGGGCGTCGTGCGCTTCCAGGGCGGTCACAACGCCGGACACACGCTCATCATCGGCGGCAAGAAAACCATTCTGCGCCTCATCCCGTCGGGCATCATGCGCGCCGGCACGGCCTGTTACATCGGCAATGGCGTCGTGTTGTCGCCCGAGGCACTGTTCAAGGAAATCGACGAACTGGAAGGCGCGGGCATCGACGTTTCCAAGCGCCTTTTCATTTCCGAAGCCGCCACGCTGGTTCTGCCGTATCACGTCGCCATCGACCAGGCACGCGAAGCGAAGCGCGGCGCCGGCAAGATCGGCACGACCGGCCGCGGCATCGGCCCTGCGTATGAAGACAAGGTCGCGCGTCGCGGCTTGCGCGTGCAGGATCTCTTCGACCGTCCTGTCTTCGAGGCACGTCTTGCCGAGGCGCTCGACTTCCATAACTTCGTGCTGACGCAGTACCTCGGCGCGAAGGCCGTCGACTTCCAGGAAACGCTCGAGGCTATGCTCGGCTTCGCCGACCGTCTGGCGCCCATGGTCACCGACGTTTCCCGCCGTCTCTACGACGAAAACCACGCTGGCCGCAATCTGCTGTTCGAAGGCGCGCAAGGCACGCTGCTCGATATCGACCACGGCACGTACCCGTTCGTCACGTCGAGCAACTGCGTCGCGGGTGCGGCGACGGCGGGCGCGGGCGTCGGTCCGCAAAAGCTCAACTACATTCTCGGCATCACGAAGGCGTATTGCACGCGCGTCGGTTCGGGCCCGTTCCCGAGCGAGCTGTACGACGCGGACAACGCCGAGCGTCAGGATCAGGTGGGCCTGAACCTGGCCACCGTCGGCAAGGAGTTCGGCTCGGTCACGGGCCGTCCGCGCCGCACGGGCTGGCTGGACGCCGCCGCGCTGCGCCGCTCGATCCAGATCAACGGCATCTCGGGCCTGTGCATGACCAAGCTCGACGTGCTCGACGGCCTCGAAGAAGTGAAGCTGTGCGTCGGCTATACGCTCGACGGCAAGCCGGTCGATATCCTGCCGCGTGGCGCATCGGAAGTGGCGCGCTGCGAGCCGGTCTACGAGACGTTCGGCGGCTGGAAGGAAAGCACTATCGGCATCACGCAGTGGGACAGCCTGCCGGACAATGCGCGCGCCTATCTCACGCGTGTGCAGGAAGTGGCCGGCGTGCCGATCGACATGGTCTCGACCGGTCCGGACCGCGACGAAACCATTCTGCTTCGTCATCCGTTCAAGGTCTGA
- a CDS encoding phosphoribosyltransferase has product MIAMTDPRNDDKNLWVNWDEYHRLIELLALTVHDSGWKFDKILCLARGGLRVGDQLSRIYDLPLAILATSSYREAAGTQQGDLDIAQYITMTRGELSGNVLLVDDLVDSGVTLARVQEHLKERYPAITAVRSAVLWYKACSKVKPDYHVQFLETNPWIHQPFEEWDTVRPHNLGAWIKRGMQNSRA; this is encoded by the coding sequence ATGATCGCGATGACCGACCCGCGTAACGACGACAAGAATCTCTGGGTCAACTGGGACGAGTATCACCGGTTGATCGAACTGCTCGCGCTGACCGTGCACGACTCCGGATGGAAGTTCGACAAGATCCTGTGTCTCGCGCGCGGCGGCCTGCGCGTGGGGGACCAGCTGTCGCGAATCTACGATTTGCCGCTCGCCATCCTCGCAACGAGTTCGTATCGCGAAGCCGCGGGTACGCAGCAGGGCGACCTCGACATCGCGCAGTACATCACGATGACGCGTGGCGAATTGTCGGGCAACGTGTTGCTGGTCGACGATCTGGTCGATTCGGGCGTCACGCTCGCGCGCGTGCAGGAGCATCTCAAGGAGCGTTATCCGGCGATCACGGCCGTGCGTTCGGCGGTGCTGTGGTACAAGGCGTGCTCGAAGGTGAAGCCCGACTACCACGTTCAGTTTCTCGAAACGAATCCGTGGATTCATCAGCCTTTCGAGGAGTGGGACACCGTGCGTCCGCACAACCTCGGCGCGTGGATCAAGCGGGGCATGCAGAACAGCCGCGCGTAA
- a CDS encoding potassium transporter Kup — MTTLTHAQERKQPLPSLALAAIGVVFGDIGTSPLYALKEAFSPSHGIGLSEASILGVISLLFWAIVMVVAIKYVLFVMRADNNGEGGVFAMMTLALRSVKDPGRLSGVLMMLGIFGACMFYGDAVITPAMSVISAVEGLEIAAPKLSPYVIPITMVILIMLFWIQRHGTAVVGKLFGPIMLLWFLTLAVLGAYHIALAPGVLIALNPYYAISFMADHVLQAYIVLGSVVLVLTGAEALYADMGHFGAKPIRCGWYAIVMPSLLLNYFGQGALLMHSPKAIESPFFLLAPEWALLPLVILSTIATVIASQAVISGAYSLTSQAIQLGYVPRMKILHTSELAIGQIYIPLVNWMLLFIILCIVVGFKSSENLAAAYGLAVTATMLVTTILVSVVMTNLWGWNRFLVGAMIAVFLVIDIGFFGASLLKIEQGGWLPLCIGGALFFLLMTWYKGRMIVKDRTAADGIPLMPFLQGLLAHPPHRVSGTAIYLTGSDSLVPVSLLHNLKHNKVLHERTIFLNFLTRDIPYVDDSHRVEVKDIGGGLFLVKAAYGFNETPDVKAVLEQITRTHAMTFELMDTSFFMARETVVPTELPGMSVWRERVFAWMHQNAAKPTDFFSIPANRVVELGTKIEI; from the coding sequence ATGACTACCCTGACTCACGCGCAAGAGCGCAAACAGCCGTTGCCTTCGCTTGCGCTCGCGGCCATCGGCGTCGTCTTCGGCGACATCGGCACGAGTCCTCTCTACGCGCTGAAGGAAGCCTTCAGCCCCTCGCACGGCATCGGACTTTCCGAAGCCTCGATTCTCGGCGTCATCTCCTTGCTGTTCTGGGCCATCGTGATGGTGGTCGCGATCAAATACGTGCTTTTCGTGATGCGTGCCGACAACAACGGCGAAGGCGGCGTATTCGCGATGATGACGCTCGCGCTGCGCAGCGTGAAAGATCCCGGCCGCCTGTCTGGCGTGCTCATGATGCTCGGCATTTTCGGCGCCTGCATGTTTTATGGCGACGCCGTCATCACGCCGGCCATGTCCGTCATTTCGGCGGTGGAAGGTCTTGAGATCGCCGCGCCCAAGCTGTCGCCGTACGTGATCCCCATCACGATGGTCATCCTCATCATGCTGTTCTGGATTCAACGGCATGGCACGGCGGTCGTCGGCAAGCTGTTCGGGCCGATCATGCTGCTGTGGTTCCTGACGCTCGCCGTGCTCGGCGCGTATCACATCGCGCTGGCGCCCGGCGTGTTGATTGCGCTGAACCCGTACTACGCGATTTCGTTCATGGCCGACCATGTGCTGCAAGCGTATATCGTGCTCGGCTCGGTCGTGCTGGTGCTGACGGGCGCGGAAGCGCTCTACGCGGACATGGGGCACTTCGGCGCGAAGCCCATTCGCTGCGGATGGTATGCCATCGTGATGCCGTCGCTGCTGCTGAACTACTTCGGTCAGGGCGCGTTGCTGATGCACTCGCCGAAAGCCATCGAAAGCCCGTTCTTTCTGCTCGCGCCCGAATGGGCGTTGCTGCCGCTCGTCATTCTCTCGACCATCGCCACCGTCATCGCCTCGCAAGCGGTCATTTCGGGCGCGTATTCGCTGACGAGCCAGGCTATTCAGCTCGGCTACGTGCCGCGCATGAAGATCCTGCATACATCGGAACTGGCCATCGGGCAGATCTATATTCCGCTGGTCAACTGGATGCTGCTGTTCATCATTCTGTGCATCGTCGTCGGCTTCAAGAGTTCTGAGAATCTGGCGGCGGCCTACGGTCTCGCCGTCACCGCGACAATGCTCGTGACCACCATCCTCGTGTCCGTGGTCATGACGAACCTGTGGGGCTGGAACCGCTTTCTGGTCGGCGCGATGATCGCGGTGTTTCTGGTGATCGACATCGGTTTCTTCGGCGCGAGCCTCCTGAAAATCGAGCAGGGCGGCTGGCTGCCGCTGTGCATCGGCGGGGCGCTCTTTTTCCTGCTGATGACCTGGTACAAGGGCCGCATGATCGTGAAGGACCGCACCGCCGCCGACGGTATCCCTTTGATGCCATTCCTGCAGGGGTTGCTGGCGCACCCGCCGCATCGCGTGTCGGGCACGGCCATCTATCTGACGGGCAGCGACTCGCTGGTTCCGGTCAGCCTCTTGCATAATTTGAAACACAACAAGGTGCTGCACGAGCGCACGATCTTCCTGAACTTCCTCACGCGCGATATTCCGTATGTAGACGACTCTCATCGCGTGGAAGTGAAGGATATCGGCGGCGGGCTCTTTCTCGTGAAGGCGGCGTACGGCTTCAACGAGACGCCGGACGTGAAGGCCGTGCTGGAGCAGATCACCCGCACGCACGCGATGACTTTCGAGCTGATGGACACGTCGTTCTTTATGGCGCGCGAAACCGTGGTGCCGACTGAGTTGCCGGGCATGTCGGTGTGGCGGGAACGCGTGTTCGCATGGATGCATCAAAACGCCGCGAAGCCGACCGATTTCTTCAGCATTCCGGCAAACCGCGTGGTCGAACTCGGTACGAAGATCGAAATCTGA